One region of Rhodospirillaceae bacterium genomic DNA includes:
- a CDS encoding short-chain dehydrogenase: protein MGQSDEDLRNAPTVYRNDLFKDKVVLVSGAGSGLGRSIAALFARLGATLAICGRDEERVTSAARFFESLGAKVHMQLMSIRDPDQVENLMDGIWERFGRLDVLVNNAGGQFPQEAIEFSDKGWKAVVDTNLNGTWYMMQRAARRWRDKKQQGNIINIIAVHDRGMPGIAHTGAARAAVENLAKSMAVEWAPYGIRVNCVAPGTISTPGFRQYPKEGVASFSHANVQKHPGDMHDVAQAVVFLAAESGKFITGDVVHVDAGQRLWGECWPAGKPDYYKLED, encoded by the coding sequence ATCGGCCAGTCCGACGAGGACCTGCGCAACGCGCCGACCGTGTACCGGAACGACCTTTTCAAGGACAAGGTGGTGCTGGTTTCCGGCGCCGGAAGCGGCCTTGGGCGCAGCATTGCGGCGCTTTTTGCCCGCCTTGGGGCGACGCTGGCCATTTGCGGGCGCGACGAGGAACGCGTTACCTCCGCCGCCAGATTTTTCGAATCCCTTGGCGCCAAGGTGCACATGCAATTGATGTCCATTCGCGACCCGGACCAGGTCGAAAACCTGATGGATGGAATTTGGGAACGCTTTGGCCGCCTCGACGTTCTGGTCAACAACGCCGGTGGCCAGTTCCCCCAAGAAGCGATCGAATTTTCAGACAAGGGCTGGAAGGCGGTCGTCGATACGAATCTGAACGGCACCTGGTACATGATGCAACGCGCGGCGCGGCGCTGGCGCGACAAAAAACAGCAGGGAAATATTATCAACATCATCGCCGTCCACGACCGTGGCATGCCGGGCATTGCCCACACCGGCGCGGCACGAGCCGCCGTCGAAAATTTGGCAAAGTCCATGGCCGTCGAATGGGCGCCTTATGGCATTCGCGTCAATTGCGTTGCGCCGGGCACCATCTCGACCCCGGGCTTTCGCCAATATCCGAAAGAAGGCGTCGCAAGCTTCAGCCATGCCAATGTCCAGAAACACCCCGGCGACATGCACGACGTTGCCCAGGCGGTTGTTTTCCTGGCTGCCGAAAGCGGCAAGTTCATCACCGGCGATGTAGTCCATGTGGATGCCGGCCAACGCCTGTGGGGGGAATGTTGGCCCGCCGGCAAGCCCGATTATTACAAGCTTGAAGACTGA
- a CDS encoding acyl-CoA dehydrogenase has product MESIYATEELDLFREQIRRFLVEEVEPFGEQWEEDGMVPRETLHKMGALGFFGLTYPEKHGGADLDTLATTVLAEELGRCTFGGFTATVLVHTDMGSPHLANAGNAAQMAKYMPKITTGEWITAIAVTEPDAGSDVAGLRMRAVREGNDYVLNGTKMFITNGIHADLFFVAARTDPSAKGSRGISMFIVEKGTPGFRAGRALKKQGWLCSDTAELIFEDCRVPVENLLGEENKGFYAIMKNFQNERIVLGGMSIGACDKALELTLDYVTTRKAFGGVLFDLQAIRQKLAELAGKVEAGRQLVYHAAWLDAQGRDCIKEVSMVKAFCGELANEVLYACQQFHGGAGYLRETPIERMFRDVRILSIGGGATEVMLEEVAKRMATN; this is encoded by the coding sequence ATGGAATCCATCTACGCCACCGAAGAACTCGACCTTTTCCGCGAGCAAATTCGCCGCTTCCTGGTGGAAGAAGTCGAACCCTTTGGCGAGCAGTGGGAAGAAGACGGCATGGTCCCCCGCGAGACACTCCACAAGATGGGCGCCCTTGGCTTTTTCGGCCTCACTTACCCCGAAAAACATGGCGGTGCCGACCTCGACACCCTTGCCACCACCGTTCTTGCCGAAGAACTTGGCCGCTGCACCTTCGGCGGCTTTACGGCCACCGTTCTGGTGCACACAGACATGGGCTCGCCCCATCTGGCCAACGCCGGCAATGCGGCGCAGATGGCGAAATACATGCCGAAAATTACGACGGGCGAATGGATTACGGCCATCGCCGTGACGGAACCGGACGCCGGGTCCGATGTCGCCGGCCTGCGCATGCGCGCCGTGCGCGAAGGCAACGATTACGTCCTGAACGGAACGAAGATGTTCATCACCAACGGGATCCACGCCGACCTTTTCTTTGTGGCCGCGCGAACGGACCCAAGCGCGAAAGGGTCGCGCGGCATTTCAATGTTTATCGTCGAAAAGGGAACGCCGGGCTTTCGCGCCGGACGCGCCCTGAAGAAACAGGGCTGGCTGTGCTCCGACACTGCCGAACTGATCTTCGAAGACTGCCGCGTGCCGGTCGAAAACCTTCTCGGCGAGGAAAACAAAGGCTTCTACGCCATCATGAAAAATTTTCAGAACGAACGCATCGTCCTTGGCGGCATGTCCATCGGTGCCTGCGACAAGGCGCTGGAACTGACCCTCGATTACGTCACCACGCGCAAGGCCTTTGGCGGCGTGCTGTTCGACTTACAAGCCATCCGCCAGAAACTTGCCGAACTGGCCGGCAAAGTCGAAGCCGGACGCCAGCTTGTCTACCACGCCGCATGGCTGGACGCCCAGGGGCGCGACTGCATCAAAGAAGTCTCGATGGTGAAAGCCTTTTGCGGCGAGCTTGCAAATGAAGTGCTGTACGCCTGCCAGCAATTTCACGGTGGCGCCGGCTATCTTCGCGAAACGCCGATCGAACGCATGTTCCGCGACGTTCGCATCCTGTCAATCGGCGGCGGCGCGACGGAAGTCATGCTGGAAGAAGTCGCAAAGCGAATGGCAACGAATTAA
- a CDS encoding AMP-dependent synthetase, with amino-acid sequence MAEGKIPTGEILWRPSPEIKEKSNLTAFLRSENLPDFAALLDRSNADPEWFWNALIRHYDIRFYKPYERVLDTSDGIEWARWCVGGTTNVVLNALDRHRDTSIWQKDAVVWEAEDGKQRKWTFAEYDAEVSRLAAGLKKLGIGKGDAVGLFMPMVPEVAAAFLAVAKIGGIVVPLFSGFGKQAIAVRLNDCEAKAVITVDAAIRRGKRVPMKATLDEALDDTPSVHSVVVLKQFDETVPWNAARDHWWSELTADMPTDLPTEVMDAEAPFMVVYTSGTTGKPKGTVHSHCGFLTKVIADFVLCQDFKQSDRILWISDMGWVVGPLEVLLAGFAGATMVLVEGTPDYPDKGRIWRLVQDHKASFLGIAPTIVRIFMAHGAEFAEQYDLSSLRITVSTGEPWTPDSWRWFFHHICKEKVPILNICGGTEIGGAIIGSIVTLPLKPCSFNAPMPAMGADVVDDAGKAIMPGQVGELVLRLPSIGLSRGLWKDADRYIETYWSTFPNLWRQGDWAAIDEDGMWYILGRSDDTLKVAGKRTGPAEIEGVILETGLVAEAAAVGVPDEIKGSVVVCVCVPAVGETADEALKKKVSDAVVGGHGKAFLPKDIVFVADLPKTRSMKIMRRVVRAAYLGIDPGDLSSLVNPDTLVELRAKAGGEGV; translated from the coding sequence ATGGCAGAGGGGAAAATTCCAACCGGAGAAATTCTCTGGCGCCCTTCGCCCGAGATTAAAGAGAAAAGCAATTTGACGGCGTTTCTCCGTAGCGAGAATCTGCCCGATTTTGCTGCCCTGCTTGACCGTTCGAACGCGGACCCGGAATGGTTCTGGAATGCGTTGATCCGCCATTACGACATCCGCTTTTACAAACCCTATGAACGTGTTCTCGATACTTCGGACGGGATCGAATGGGCGCGCTGGTGCGTCGGTGGCACGACAAATGTCGTGTTGAACGCGCTGGACCGTCACCGCGATACGTCGATCTGGCAGAAGGACGCTGTTGTCTGGGAAGCCGAAGACGGCAAGCAGCGCAAATGGACCTTCGCGGAATATGACGCAGAGGTCTCGCGCCTTGCAGCCGGCTTGAAAAAGCTGGGCATTGGCAAGGGGGATGCCGTCGGCCTCTTCATGCCGATGGTACCGGAAGTTGCCGCTGCGTTTCTTGCCGTCGCCAAGATCGGCGGCATTGTCGTGCCGCTTTTCTCCGGTTTTGGAAAGCAGGCAATCGCCGTGCGCCTGAACGATTGTGAGGCGAAAGCAGTTATCACGGTGGACGCGGCCATCCGTCGCGGCAAACGCGTGCCGATGAAAGCCACCCTTGACGAGGCCCTTGATGATACGCCCTCCGTTCACAGTGTCGTCGTTCTGAAACAGTTCGACGAGACGGTTCCGTGGAATGCGGCACGCGACCATTGGTGGTCGGAACTGACAGCCGACATGCCGACGGATTTGCCGACAGAGGTCATGGACGCTGAAGCGCCCTTCATGGTTGTTTATACGTCCGGCACGACGGGCAAGCCGAAGGGGACGGTGCATTCCCATTGTGGTTTTCTGACAAAGGTCATTGCCGATTTTGTGCTCTGTCAGGATTTCAAACAAAGCGACCGCATTCTCTGGATCAGCGACATGGGTTGGGTGGTTGGTCCCCTTGAGGTGCTGCTGGCAGGGTTTGCCGGTGCGACGATGGTGCTGGTGGAAGGCACGCCGGATTACCCGGACAAGGGCCGCATCTGGCGCCTGGTTCAGGACCACAAGGCAAGTTTTCTCGGCATCGCGCCGACGATCGTTCGTATCTTTATGGCCCATGGCGCGGAATTTGCCGAACAATATGATCTTTCTTCCCTGCGCATCACGGTCTCGACCGGCGAGCCGTGGACGCCGGATTCCTGGCGGTGGTTTTTCCACCACATCTGCAAGGAAAAAGTGCCGATCCTGAATATTTGCGGCGGCACCGAAATTGGCGGCGCGATCATCGGCAGCATTGTGACGCTGCCCTTAAAGCCCTGTTCTTTCAACGCGCCGATGCCGGCGATGGGGGCCGATGTCGTGGACGACGCGGGCAAGGCAATCATGCCCGGCCAGGTCGGCGAACTGGTGTTGCGTCTGCCCTCTATCGGATTGTCACGGGGCTTGTGGAAGGACGCGGATCGCTACATCGAAACCTATTGGAGCACCTTCCCCAATCTTTGGCGCCAGGGCGACTGGGCGGCCATCGACGAAGACGGCATGTGGTACATCCTGGGCCGTTCGGACGACACGTTAAAAGTTGCGGGCAAGCGGACAGGCCCGGCCGAGATCGAAGGCGTCATTCTTGAGACTGGCCTGGTTGCCGAGGCCGCCGCCGTCGGCGTGCCGGATGAAATCAAGGGGTCGGTCGTCGTTTGCGTTTGCGTGCCGGCTGTGGGCGAAACAGCGGACGAGGCCCTGAAGAAAAAAGTTTCCGACGCGGTTGTCGGCGGTCATGGCAAGGCCTTTCTGCCGAAAGACATTGTCTTCGTCGCCGACCTTCCCAAGACCCGGTCCATGAAAATCATGCGCCGCGTTGTGCGCGCCGCCTATCTTGGGATCGACCCCGGCGATCTGTCATCCCTGGTCAACCCGGACACGCTGGTGGAATTGCGTGCGAAGGCCGGCGGGGAAGGCGTGTAA
- a CDS encoding methylcrotonoyl-CoA carboxylase, producing MALIASKIDTASEAFLENKAFYEERIQTLRERQAHAVDGGRDRQIARNRSRNKFLPRERINMLIDPHTPFLELSTLAAWGKYDNAAQGATIVTGIGIVAGTPCVIIANDPTVKGGTFFPETVTKHIRAQEIALQNKLPVIYLVDSGGAFLPHQDEVFSGPRHFGHTFYLQARLSGQGLTQLAAVFGGSTAGGAYIPVLCDYVVMVRGSGRIFLGGPPIVKAAIKEIVDPEALGGADMHTRVSGVSDDFADSEPEALGKLRATIARLNWTRPAHAKKQPTKPPRYPADELLGIVPKDRKKGFDMYEVIARLVDDSDFEDFKPHFGEELICGIAHLHGYPVGILANNGILFADCALKGAHFIEKCCQRNIPLLFLHNVTGFIVGREAEEGGIAKHSSKLVYAVANARVPKYSVIVSNSCGAGNYGMCGAGLMPNFLFTWPTSYIATMAGDTAVVVMTEVKKAGIGGGKVTQKELDDIAERTQALYAKQGDPYHITARVWDDGLIEPTKTRDTLGLCLALGDALEPETGYHPVYRM from the coding sequence ATGGCATTGATTGCATCAAAAATCGACACAGCCTCGGAAGCCTTCCTGGAAAACAAGGCGTTCTATGAGGAAAGGATTCAAACCCTTCGCGAACGCCAGGCGCACGCCGTTGATGGCGGCCGCGATCGCCAGATCGCGCGCAACCGTTCGCGCAATAAATTTCTTCCCCGCGAGCGGATCAACATGCTGATTGATCCCCACACGCCTTTTCTGGAACTTTCAACCCTCGCCGCCTGGGGAAAATACGACAACGCCGCCCAGGGTGCGACCATCGTCACCGGCATCGGCATCGTTGCCGGAACGCCCTGCGTCATCATTGCCAATGACCCCACCGTCAAAGGCGGCACCTTCTTCCCGGAAACGGTGACAAAACATATCCGCGCCCAGGAAATTGCGTTGCAGAACAAATTGCCGGTCATCTACCTTGTCGACAGCGGCGGCGCCTTCCTGCCCCATCAGGACGAAGTCTTCTCGGGCCCGCGGCATTTCGGCCATACCTTCTATTTGCAGGCCCGCCTGTCCGGCCAGGGGCTGACGCAGCTTGCCGCCGTCTTCGGTGGTTCGACGGCGGGCGGCGCGTACATTCCGGTTCTTTGCGATTATGTCGTCATGGTCCGGGGATCGGGCCGCATTTTTCTGGGTGGCCCGCCGATTGTGAAAGCGGCCATCAAAGAAATCGTCGATCCGGAAGCCCTGGGCGGCGCCGACATGCACACACGGGTTTCCGGCGTTTCCGACGATTTTGCCGACAGCGAACCGGAAGCCCTGGGGAAATTGCGCGCCACCATCGCCCGACTGAACTGGACGCGGCCGGCCCATGCAAAAAAGCAGCCCACGAAGCCGCCACGTTATCCGGCAGACGAATTGCTTGGCATCGTGCCGAAGGACCGCAAAAAAGGTTTTGACATGTACGAAGTCATTGCCCGCCTGGTGGACGACAGCGACTTTGAGGACTTCAAACCGCATTTCGGCGAAGAACTGATTTGCGGGATTGCCCATCTGCACGGCTATCCCGTCGGCATCCTCGCCAACAACGGCATCCTGTTTGCCGATTGCGCGCTAAAGGGCGCCCATTTCATTGAAAAATGCTGTCAGCGGAACATTCCATTGCTGTTCCTGCACAACGTCACCGGCTTTATCGTTGGCCGGGAGGCCGAGGAAGGTGGCATCGCGAAACACAGCTCGAAGCTTGTTTACGCCGTCGCCAATGCGCGCGTGCCGAAATATTCCGTCATCGTCAGCAATTCCTGCGGTGCCGGAAATTACGGAATGTGCGGCGCAGGCCTGATGCCGAACTTCCTGTTCACCTGGCCCACGTCCTACATCGCGACGATGGCCGGCGACACCGCCGTCGTCGTCATGACGGAAGTCAAAAAAGCAGGCATCGGCGGCGGCAAGGTGACTCAGAAGGAACTGGATGACATCGCCGAACGCACCCAGGCGCTTTATGCCAAACAGGGCGACCCCTATCACATCACGGCGCGGGTCTGGGACGACGGCCTGATCGAACCGACGAAGACGCGCGACACGCTGGGCCTGTGCCTGGCCCTTGGCGACGCGCTTGAACCCGAGACGGGCTATCACCCCGTCTACCGGATGTAA
- a CDS encoding enoyl-CoA hydratase (Catalyzes the reversible hydration of unsaturated fatty acyl-CoA to beta-hydroxyacyl-CoA): protein MVYETLKVATDDRGVCQVTLARPDVHNAMNKALIAEMRDAVRNIAGDQKIRVVVLTGEGKSFCAGGDLRWMEANAAMTRKGRIKEAGELADMLYELDSLPKPVIGRINGSAYGGGTGMMSVCDLAIGVNTARFGLTEVRLGLIPATISPYVVRRMGPGNARTVFFSGRLFSAEEAHGLNLLSQVVAPEDLDAAIEKEVAEFLQAAPGAIAATKRLVHFVAAHDHKENRDYTLNALADAWETEEGQQGIAAFLNKQAPWWRKGKKQ, encoded by the coding sequence ATGGTTTACGAAACGCTCAAAGTTGCAACCGACGACCGTGGCGTCTGCCAGGTGACGCTTGCACGCCCGGACGTTCACAACGCAATGAACAAAGCGCTGATCGCCGAAATGCGGGACGCGGTACGCAACATCGCCGGGGACCAGAAAATCCGTGTCGTCGTGTTGACGGGCGAGGGAAAAAGTTTCTGTGCCGGTGGCGATTTGCGCTGGATGGAGGCCAATGCCGCCATGACGCGCAAAGGCCGCATCAAGGAGGCCGGTGAACTTGCCGACATGCTTTACGAATTGGACAGCCTGCCAAAACCCGTGATCGGGCGGATCAACGGGTCCGCCTATGGCGGCGGCACGGGCATGATGTCCGTCTGCGACCTTGCCATCGGCGTCAACACCGCCCGCTTTGGCCTGACGGAAGTGCGCCTCGGCCTTATACCGGCGACCATTTCGCCCTATGTCGTACGGCGGATGGGCCCAGGAAATGCACGCACGGTTTTTTTCAGCGGCCGGCTTTTCTCCGCCGAGGAAGCCCATGGGCTGAACCTTCTAAGCCAGGTGGTGGCCCCGGAAGATCTGGACGCGGCGATCGAAAAAGAGGTCGCGGAATTTTTACAGGCCGCGCCGGGCGCGATTGCCGCGACAAAACGGCTGGTCCATTTCGTGGCCGCGCACGACCATAAAGAAAACCGCGATTACACGCTGAACGCGCTTGCCGATGCCTGGGAAACCGAGGAGGGCCAGCAAGGAATTGCCGCCTTCCTGAACAAACAGGCCCCCTGGTGGCGAAAAGGAAAAAAACAATGA
- a CDS encoding 1,4-dihydroxy-2-naphthoyl-CoA synthase (catalyzes the formation of 1,4-dihydroxy-2-naphthoate from O-succinylbenzoyl-CoA) encodes MAYEDILYEVKEGVARITINRPDKMNAFRAQTVDELLDAFADASWNRDVGVIVLAGAGDRAFCTGGDQSGHSGSYGAKGTLGMQIEQLQAAIRLAPQPVIARVQGYAIGGGNVLALLCDLTIASDKAQFGQVGPKVGSVDPGYGTAYLARAVGEKKAREIWYLCRRYKADEACAMGLANVVVPHDKLDEEVATWCTEILEKSPTALAIAKRSFNADTDHIGGIGNLGMQALALYYDTDESREGVNAFMEKRKPDFRKFVK; translated from the coding sequence ATGGCCTATGAAGACATTCTCTACGAAGTAAAAGAAGGCGTTGCGCGGATTACCATCAACCGCCCGGACAAAATGAACGCGTTTCGGGCGCAGACCGTAGACGAACTTTTGGACGCCTTTGCGGATGCCAGCTGGAACCGTGACGTCGGTGTCATTGTGCTCGCCGGGGCGGGCGACCGCGCGTTCTGTACCGGCGGCGACCAGTCGGGTCATAGCGGCAGTTACGGGGCCAAGGGCACGCTCGGCATGCAGATCGAACAATTGCAGGCGGCGATCCGCCTCGCGCCGCAGCCGGTTATCGCCCGGGTTCAGGGGTACGCCATCGGCGGTGGCAACGTACTTGCCCTGCTGTGCGATTTAACGATTGCTTCGGACAAGGCGCAATTCGGCCAGGTGGGGCCGAAGGTGGGTTCTGTCGATCCCGGCTATGGGACCGCCTATCTTGCCCGGGCCGTTGGCGAGAAGAAGGCGCGTGAAATCTGGTATCTTTGTCGGCGCTACAAGGCCGATGAGGCCTGCGCGATGGGCCTGGCAAACGTTGTTGTACCCCATGACAAGCTGGATGAAGAGGTTGCCACGTGGTGCACCGAGATTCTGGAAAAAAGCCCAACGGCCCTTGCCATTGCCAAGCGATCCTTTAATGCCGATACGGACCACATCGGCGGCATTGGCAATCTGGGCATGCAGGCGCTTGCCCTTTACTACGATACCGATGAATCCCGCGAGGGCGTGAATGCGTTTATGGAAAAGCGCAAGCCTGATTTCCGCAAATTCGTTAAGTAA
- a CDS encoding carnitine dehydratase, which yields MLFNALAGTRVLDLSQYLPGPLATLTLADFGADVLKIEPPLGDPMRGMPPLGPDGISRIYKACNRNKTTLRLDLKSAAGKASFERLLKQADVLLESFRPDVLTRLGFPRERINALNPRLIHCALTGYGQDGPLASTPGHDLNYMALAGGLATSGSAERPGFSFPPVADHAAALHAAMAMLAALLERTNSGRGVFLDISIAESVLPWQRLSLAVAEADGADISRTGHELNGGAAYYQIYETKDGAFVTLGCIEEKFWKNFCEAVGQPDWIHRQGEAIPQTDLIAALREKFATATLAEWLKTLGDVDCCFQAIVSTTGLVTHPHLHSRGFLQRAQQDGEAFTEILFPARANDAAPATRREWRETDAKTALEKWDLRDGP from the coding sequence ATGCTGTTTAACGCCCTTGCCGGAACCCGTGTCCTTGACCTGTCCCAATACCTTCCAGGACCGCTTGCCACACTAACGCTCGCCGATTTTGGTGCCGATGTTCTGAAAATTGAGCCACCCCTTGGCGATCCGATGCGTGGGATGCCGCCCCTTGGACCCGATGGCATCTCGCGCATTTACAAGGCCTGCAACCGTAACAAGACGACCCTTCGCCTTGATTTGAAAAGTGCGGCTGGCAAGGCAAGTTTCGAGCGCCTGTTAAAACAGGCCGACGTGCTGCTTGAATCTTTTCGTCCCGACGTGCTGACCCGTCTTGGTTTTCCACGCGAACGCATCAACGCCCTCAATCCCCGCCTCATCCATTGCGCGCTGACCGGCTATGGCCAGGACGGGCCCCTTGCATCCACGCCCGGCCACGATTTGAATTACATGGCGTTGGCAGGCGGGCTGGCCACGTCAGGCAGCGCGGAAAGGCCGGGGTTTTCCTTCCCCCCTGTCGCCGATCACGCCGCCGCGCTTCACGCCGCCATGGCCATGCTGGCGGCCCTGCTTGAGCGTACAAATTCCGGACGCGGCGTTTTTCTGGACATCAGCATCGCCGAATCCGTCCTGCCCTGGCAGCGCCTGTCGCTGGCAGTGGCGGAAGCCGATGGCGCGGACATTTCCCGGACCGGCCATGAATTGAACGGCGGTGCCGCCTATTACCAAATCTATGAGACAAAAGACGGCGCGTTTGTCACCCTTGGCTGCATCGAAGAAAAATTCTGGAAGAATTTCTGCGAAGCCGTCGGCCAGCCGGACTGGATTCACCGCCAGGGCGAAGCAATCCCTCAAACGGACCTGATCGCAGCCTTGCGGGAAAAATTCGCCACCGCCACACTGGCCGAATGGCTGAAAACCCTTGGCGACGTCGATTGCTGCTTTCAGGCGATTGTCAGCACCACCGGGCTGGTCACGCATCCCCATTTGCACAGCCGCGGGTTCCTGCAACGCGCGCAACAGGACGGCGAAGCCTTCACGGAAATTCTGTTCCCCGCCCGAGCCAATGACGCCGCCCCAGCGACACGCCGGGAATGGCGGGAAACGGATGCCAAGACAGCGTTGGAAAAATGGGATTTGCGGGACGGCCCATAA
- a CDS encoding diguanylate phosphodiesterase yields MTVLRHLLIALIYTTFAAALAVTLPLGFSNLANSDARIIAALVLGASALLHEIFARFERDATMTRQFTAIEKRSDALEKKVTRVQKDARRIQALVADGQGRSPQKMGDIVAEVRVLQKLVEQLSKVPKGKAEPKPKKATAAPAQASMAAAASNMRPEAMLDLVQDALRRDRIDLFLQPIVGLPTRQVKFYEAFSRIRADDGSFITPDRYLDVAEKEGLITPIDNLLLFRCVQIVRAQRNQARTGFFINISKHTLADQTFFREFIDFMELNSELAPHLIFEFSQADLPLHRPEIASELQRLARLGFRFSIDKVTSLNFDLDELHARRFKFVKIGIKTLLSEKREKGHPHAIKAIRDAFFRNGIDLIVEKIEDEATLVDLLEDRIDYGQGYLFGEPKLRR; encoded by the coding sequence ATGACTGTGCTTCGACATCTTCTTATCGCGCTGATCTACACGACATTCGCGGCAGCCTTGGCCGTGACCCTTCCCCTTGGGTTTTCAAACCTTGCCAATAGCGATGCGCGGATCATCGCCGCGCTGGTCCTGGGTGCGTCCGCCCTTCTCCATGAAATTTTCGCCCGCTTTGAGCGCGACGCAACGATGACCCGCCAATTCACCGCCATCGAGAAGCGGAGCGATGCATTGGAGAAAAAAGTGACCCGGGTACAGAAAGATGCCCGGCGTATCCAGGCCCTTGTCGCAGACGGCCAGGGCAGGTCCCCGCAAAAGATGGGGGACATCGTCGCCGAAGTCCGCGTCCTGCAAAAGCTTGTCGAACAGCTCTCAAAGGTGCCAAAGGGCAAAGCCGAACCGAAGCCCAAGAAAGCAACCGCCGCACCCGCACAGGCCAGCATGGCCGCCGCCGCGTCGAACATGCGACCCGAAGCCATGCTCGATCTGGTGCAGGACGCGCTACGCCGTGACCGGATTGATCTCTTCCTGCAGCCCATCGTCGGCCTGCCGACGCGTCAGGTAAAATTCTACGAGGCTTTTTCTCGCATCCGGGCCGATGACGGTTCTTTCATCACCCCCGACCGCTACCTGGACGTCGCCGAAAAGGAAGGGCTGATCACGCCCATCGACAATCTGCTCTTGTTCCGCTGTGTCCAGATCGTTCGCGCCCAGCGCAATCAGGCGCGCACAGGTTTCTTCATCAACATTTCCAAGCACACCCTTGCCGATCAGACCTTTTTCCGCGAATTTATCGACTTCATGGAGTTAAATTCCGAACTGGCACCGCATCTTATTTTCGAATTTTCCCAGGCCGATCTGCCCCTGCACCGGCCCGAGATTGCAAGCGAACTGCAACGCCTGGCACGCCTTGGCTTCCGTTTCTCCATCGACAAGGTGACCTCGCTGAATTTCGATCTGGACGAGCTGCACGCGCGGCGATTTAAATTCGTCAAGATCGGCATCAAAACCCTGCTTTCGGAAAAGCGGGAAAAAGGCCACCCCCATGCAATCAAAGCCATTCGGGATGCCTTCTTCCGCAACGGCATCGATCTGATCGTCGAAAAAATCGAGGATGAAGCAACCCTCGTTGACCTGTTGGAAGATCGCATCGATTACGGCCAGGGCTATCTTTTCGGCGAACCGAAGCTCCGCCGCTAA
- a CDS encoding TetR family transcriptional regulator translates to MMATAAPSPARKSAISRQEILGAAAALFRQKGYYATTLRDIASAVGMKAGSVYYHFDSKEQILEAVLDIGIEAVFKDVRHKVENMAENASWRERFHVAIGAHLASLVQHGDYMSANVRVFSQAPEHIRNRHMKIRRAYEDYWADLYHRAQKAGAVRGNINLTALQALVFGAMNWTIEWYQPGREKIETLAEAYTDILMNGIQPAGTG, encoded by the coding sequence ATGATGGCAACCGCTGCCCCCAGCCCGGCCCGCAAATCCGCCATCTCGCGGCAGGAAATACTGGGCGCCGCCGCGGCGCTTTTCCGCCAGAAGGGCTATTACGCAACGACGCTGCGCGACATCGCCAGCGCCGTCGGCATGAAGGCCGGCAGCGTCTATTACCATTTTGATTCAAAGGAACAGATTCTCGAAGCGGTCCTCGACATCGGCATCGAAGCCGTCTTTAAAGACGTTCGCCACAAGGTCGAAAACATGGCCGAAAACGCCTCCTGGCGCGAGCGTTTTCACGTCGCCATAGGGGCCCACCTGGCTTCGCTTGTTCAGCACGGCGATTACATGTCAGCAAATGTTCGCGTCTTTAGCCAGGCCCCCGAACACATTCGCAACCGTCACATGAAAATTCGCCGGGCCTATGAAGATTACTGGGCCGATTTGTACCACCGCGCGCAAAAAGCCGGCGCGGTCCGGGGCAACATCAATCTAACAGCCTTGCAGGCCCTTGTTTTCGGTGCCATGAACTGGACAATCGAATGGTACCAACCTGGCCGGGAGAAGATCGAGACCCTTGCCGAGGCGTATACAGACATCCTCATGAACGGCATTCAGCCAGCGGGAACGGGATGA